Part of the bacterium genome, ATACGACGGCCCCGACTATGCCGGCTGATCTCTCGGATACACCTGACGATGGCCAGTATTTATCCAGCTCCACCTATTCCTTTGTCTGGAATGCGGCTACTGACACCAGCGATACGATCACTTATGACTTTGAGATCGATACAGAAAGCGGTTTTTCGAGCCCGCTGACTGCTTCGGCCTATGATCTGACAGTCCTTACTAAAACCCTCACCCTGGCTGATGGCATCTATTACTGGCGGGTCAGGGCCAAGGATGCCGCCGGGAATGCCAGCTCCTGGATGACCCAGACCGTAACTATCGATACCACCTTCCCCACCGCGCCGGTAGCGGTTTATCCCACTAATGGGAGTTTAATTAACGACACCACCCCGCTTTTTGATTGGCAGGATGTAACCGAGCTTAATTTTACCAAATACACTATCGAGGTAGGCACCGGCCCCACCCTGACCAGCCCACTGATCGTCGAAGACACCACGTCGCTGACTTCCAGAACAACTTCCGCTTATCAATATACGGGCACGGACATGGTGGATGAAACCACTTATTACTGGCGGATTACGGCTATTGACGAGGCCGGCAACACCACCATAGGCTCCATCTGGAACTTTACCCTTGATACCACTGACCCGCCGGATCCTGAAATCCCTTCCTCTCTGGGCAATCCTACCCTGACCAATGATTCTACGCCGAGTCTGGACTGGAATGATGCCGATACAACCGGCGAGGCAGGAAGCCTTACCTATCGACTTGAAATAGACGATGACAGTGACTTTCTCACGCCTGTTCTCACCAGGCTACTTGATGTCTCCAATTACATCCTGACCAGCGCCCTTTCCGATGATCTTTATTACTGGCGGGTAATTTCTATTGATGCGGCCGGAAACGAAAGCGACGGAAGCATCTTCCAGATGTTGACCATTGATACCCAGCCCCCGGATGAACCACCGGCCCTCATCTGGCCCCCTCAAGGGCAAGAAACGGTTACTAATGACAATACCCCCACCCTGCAGTGGCAGACCGTAACCGGGGCGGCTGAATATGGCCTTCAGGTGGATAATAATCCGGATTATGCCTCGCCCGTCATCGATATCACCGGTTTGGCCGGACAAACCAGCTATACTGTAACCAACCCTCTGGCGGATGGGACTTATTACTGGCGAATGCGGGCCAGAGATGCTGCCGAAAACTGGACCGGCTGGATTCAGGTCAACTCATCGCCGGGTTCATTCACCATCGACACAACGGCCCCTGATGCGCCGGCTCTTGTCTCGCCGGATAACTACAGCCAAATCAAAGATCAGACCCCCTTCTTCGATTGGTCGGAGGTGACCGATACCGACGATATAACCGACACGATTTATTACATCATCCAGGTGGATACCGGGCCGAGCTTTGGTTCGGCCATTATGTTCAGCAATGATCCGACAGATACACCTTATTATTACCCCGGTCTCTTCACCGGCTCCAGTTGTATCTTTACTTTCCTGGGTGAAGGAACTTACTACTGGCGGGTAGCGGCCAGAGATGAGGCGGATAATACCAGCACCTGGAGCGAGACCCGGCAATTTGTGCTCGACATTACGCCCCCGTCAGCCCCCAGCCTTGTCTCTCCCGATGACGACAGCTACCTGTCTAATAATAAGCCGACTTTTGATTGGTCTGATGTGACCGGGGCCACTTACACCCTCCAGGTAGACGATAACCGTGATTTTTCTTCGCCGGAGCTTAATGTAAGCGGATTGTCTCTCTCCAGTTACACCCCGGCGACTCCTCTAAGCGATGGGCAATATTACTGGCGGGTCAGGGCGTATGAGTTAGCCACCAATCAAACGGCCTGGAGCACTGAAACCTTTGAATTTGTAGTCGATACTCTGCCCTCGGATGGCGAGGCCTTTCCTATTCTTCTAACCCCGAAGGATAAGACGGTCATAAATACTCAACGTCCCACCTTTGAATGGAAGGCAGTGGCTGATCCGTCTCAGGTTACCTATCAGATCCAGGTGGCCAAGACCTCGGGTTTCCATAACCTTGAGATAGATAATAGCGAAGATACCAGGACCTACCACCCGGCTGATACAGACTTAGACGAAGGGACCCATTACTGGCGGGTAATCGCCACTGATGCCGCCAGCAATAAGAGCCATACCAGCACCGCCTTCAGCTTTACCGTGGATATTACCGCCCCTGATACACCCGCCCTGATCTCCCCGACCACGGGAAGCTCTGTCAGCGACGTTACGCCGGCCTTTGACTGGGCGGATGCCCTGGGGGCTTCATCTTATGTTATTGAAATAGACCGGGATAATGATTTTTACTCGCCGCTCTTAAGCGTTACGGTGACCGCCTCTGCTTATACCCCTGGTCTCGAGTTAGAGAATGGGCGGACCTATTACTGGCGGGTCAATGCCATCGACCAGGCCGGAAATGAAAGCGGCTTCTCTAACACCTGGAGTGTGGCCATCAGCTCCACTTATATTAACCGCGTTAATGGGGAGATAAGAGAATATGCGGTGACCGGTGAGGAAACCTGGCGGGCGAAAAATAGCCCCATTATTGTGGAAGACAATTTGGTCATCAACCAAGATGCCCATCTGACCATTGAGCCAGGGGTGGTAATAAAATTTGAATCCGGTTCAGACCTCAGCCTTACGGTTAAGGGGAGACTGACGGCCGCAGGGACTTCCAGCAGTCGGATAACCTTCACCTCCAACGCCTCTTCTCCGGCCGTCTGCGATTGGCGCGGCATTATCTTTACGGATGAGAGCAGTGATTCATCCATCTTGAGCTACTGTGACATCTACTATGCCGGTTCCAGTGATACCTTAAAGAAAGATAACCTCGAAATTCGGTCAGCCTCGCCCACTATTAGTTATTGTCGAATATCTAAAGGCTGCGGCTATGGGATCTATGTCCAGGGTGATTCCCATCCTAATATCATTGGATGTGAGGTTACCGATAATGAATCAAGCGGGATACTCTTTGAGGTCCCCAGCGGAACTCTGACCGTAACTAACTGCACCATCAGCTCTAATGATGGATGGGGCCTTGAAAATCTGGGCGATTCACTGATCGGGAATACCACTGATCTGTCTGTCTCTGGATGCACTATCTCCGCCAATGCCTCAGGCGGAATTTACACCACCGCCTCATCTTCTGAAACCATAGTGGATAATCAGATCAAAGACAATCTGGGCTGGGCCGTGGTTAAAGGCAAACACAGCCTGGCTGCCTATATCGGCGGTTATGTGATCAAGGATAATAACGTATCTAGCAATAACCACAATGGCATTTACCTGACTGAACCCAAACACAGCTTGAATACTACCTGGTATAAAAATTGGAATAACTTTAAAGACATCCCCGTGCCCATCTACTTTGAGTGGGTGACGGTTGACAGCGGCGTGACTTTAACCATTGACTCCGGCGTGGTGGTCAAGATCAATACGAAACTGACCATTCAGGGAACACTAAAGGCCAATGGAACCGGCACCAGCCAAAGGGAAGGGATTATCTTTACCTCCTATCGGGATGATGATGCCGGCGGAGATACCAACCATGATGGAGACACGGATGGTCAAAAGGGAGATTGGGATTTCGTCCAGATGAATAACGCCTCGAATAGCTCTATTCTGACCTACTGCACCCTTCGTTATTCCAAATACGGGCTGGAACTGAACGGCACCTCGCCCACCATTCAAAATTCCATCTTCGAACAAAACACCTACCGGGCGATTGCCTGCCGGAATGGTTCATCTCCGGCCATCACCGGCAATATCTTTTGCAGCAACGACGGGTTTGACCCCCATTCTCTGGAGGGAGGGGTCGTTACCACCTTTGGGTATGATGCGGCTAAGCCTACTATTAGCAACAACCAATTCATTAATAATAGCCACAATTACCCCATCCTCATCACGGCCGATAATGCCGGCCGGATAAGCGGCAATACCATGCAGGGCAACACCTACAATGCCATCCGGATTCAGGAAGTCACGGCCGATGCCGGAGTAGATACTGATGTGGCTTGGGTGGAAACAGCCGTTCCCTTCCTTTTAGCTGAAGGAACCAGGGTGGGCGCAAGGGCATCTGCCGCCTTATCGGCTCCCAAACTGGAGATCGGCTCCGGCGTGATCATCAAGACTATTGGCGCTATTGAGATAAATACGGGCTCCTTTACGGCTGATGGGGCCACTTTTACTTCATATCTGGATGATTCGGCCGGAGGAGACACCAACAACGATGATAATGCCACCACACCGGCGGCTAACGATTGGAGAGGCCTCCTCTTTTCTAAATACAGCCTGGCTTCTTCCCTTCAGGATTGCACCATCCGGTATGCCAACACCGGGATAGGACTCACCTCGGCTTCTCCGACCATCACCCGGTGCATCATTTCAAATTCCAGAAAGGGAATTGAATGCCTCCAGGGCAGCTCGCCAACTATCAGCGATTGCACCATAAACAGCAACTATCAGGGGATAGCCGCGGCTTCCTCTTCCGCCCCTTCCATTGCTAATTGTGAGATAACAGACAACTCGAATTATGGGATCATTAATTCCGACATCTCGGTAACTATCCTGGCTGAGAATAACTGGTGGGGTGATTCTTCCGGCCCCGAAGACGGGTCATCTCTTGGCCTCTACAATCCGGAGGGGAAAGGCAATCGGGTGAGCGATTTTGTAGATTATCTCCCCTGGCGGGGAACAGGCTTAACCCCCGTAGCCGATGCCGGCCAGGATCAGACGGTTTACCTGGGAAGCATGGTCATCCTTGACGGTGGGGGAAGTTACAACCCTGGTGGAGGATCGCTTACCTATAGCTGGACGCAAAATCCAGATAATCCGGCCTCATTTACCCTGTCTCAAACCAGGGAAGTTAGTTTTACGCCTGCCGTTATCGGAGATTATGAATTTCAACTGACGGTCAATAATGGCGCCCAATCCAGTGTGGCGGATGAGATAACCGTACATGTATTGTCTCCGGATACAACCGCTGCCCTGCACCTTAATCCTGCCTCCTACCAGGTGGCGCCGGGAGATGTTTTTACCCTGGCGGTCGAAGTAGGGGATTCGACCTATCCGGTGGGTGACCTCTTTGGCCTCTCCTTTAGCCTCAATTTTACCCCGGCCAATTACCTGGAGGTCACTTCGGTCAGCATAGGCGATTTCCTGGGCATGGATTCTGACAAACTGGTTTTTGATTACGAGGTGGATCGGGATAGGGGACAGGTGGAGGTGGGCGTCAGCCGGAAGGCCTCCTACTTTACGGGCGGGGCAAATGGATACGGGGTGGTAGTCGGCCTAAGCTTTCAGTTGTCAGACAATGCCGCCTATCAGGAAACAGTAAGCCTCAGTTTCAGCAATATCTCGGCCAGACACTATGACGGCACCGAATTTGGCCTCTCCGTGCAGGGGGGACAGATTACGGTCGGCACAGTTACCGGTGTGACCAGCCTCTATGTCTGGCCAGGAGATACTAACAATGATGGTTATGTGGACGCCAAGGATGTCCTGCCTATTGGCTACTATTGGCATTACAAGGGTGATACCCGTCCGGCGGCCAGCACCTTATGGACTGCCCAGGAAGCGTATGCCTGGTCAACCTCGGCAGCTACTTGCGCTGACGCCAATGGAGACGGGGAAGTTAATGCCTCTGATGTGCTGATCATCGGACTTAACTGGCACAAGAGTCACCAGAGTGGATCAGCGGCGCCATTGCAGGCGGCCA contains:
- a CDS encoding Ig-like domain-containing protein; amino-acid sequence: MRRWPYLILILLVCLIWADKEVWAADTGPYLISPADAHDTVSAVPTFSWAPADTPTTRYLFQLATDVTFGTVRRSAELDTSTTTYTLSYSETDPLTGTFYWRVLADNEASTESRQIIFSLPTLTAPADGTNTTSQIITLIWSEVTGADTYSIEIDGASTPSQTITSDTYYVDAPALDNDVYTWRIQAYQGGSEYTNWSGSWTFTIQSITLLYPANGSDTASQTPTFQWEPVDGLATDGSDSYWIQIAPNNTFGSITIEDTFSAAAAYFDTTTALSEGTYYWRVKGIDDNDSLTTNWSDIWSVIIDTEEGAPDVPTLTAPSDESCTNSGQPLFQWSNVADEGYYTIQISADATFATPEVSDTTTADVTASTPSTVLSEGLYYWRVRAYDDSNDDLVSNWSTVWEVTIDSTAPSAPSLSLPANGSWVNQAQPTFSWTNVNGLTYTLQISSSDTGDFDASYLVSLTGNTGLTGSSYTSTTALDESETYYWQLIATDCAENTNTSTLWWFGIDTTAPTMPADLSDTPDDGQYLSSSTYSFVWNAATDTSDTITYDFEIDTESGFSSPLTASAYDLTVLTKTLTLADGIYYWRVRAKDAAGNASSWMTQTVTIDTTFPTAPVAVYPTNGSLINDTTPLFDWQDVTELNFTKYTIEVGTGPTLTSPLIVEDTTSLTSRTTSAYQYTGTDMVDETTYYWRITAIDEAGNTTIGSIWNFTLDTTDPPDPEIPSSLGNPTLTNDSTPSLDWNDADTTGEAGSLTYRLEIDDDSDFLTPVLTRLLDVSNYILTSALSDDLYYWRVISIDAAGNESDGSIFQMLTIDTQPPDEPPALIWPPQGQETVTNDNTPTLQWQTVTGAAEYGLQVDNNPDYASPVIDITGLAGQTSYTVTNPLADGTYYWRMRARDAAENWTGWIQVNSSPGSFTIDTTAPDAPALVSPDNYSQIKDQTPFFDWSEVTDTDDITDTIYYIIQVDTGPSFGSAIMFSNDPTDTPYYYPGLFTGSSCIFTFLGEGTYYWRVAARDEADNTSTWSETRQFVLDITPPSAPSLVSPDDDSYLSNNKPTFDWSDVTGATYTLQVDDNRDFSSPELNVSGLSLSSYTPATPLSDGQYYWRVRAYELATNQTAWSTETFEFVVDTLPSDGEAFPILLTPKDKTVINTQRPTFEWKAVADPSQVTYQIQVAKTSGFHNLEIDNSEDTRTYHPADTDLDEGTHYWRVIATDAASNKSHTSTAFSFTVDITAPDTPALISPTTGSSVSDVTPAFDWADALGASSYVIEIDRDNDFYSPLLSVTVTASAYTPGLELENGRTYYWRVNAIDQAGNESGFSNTWSVAISSTYINRVNGEIREYAVTGEETWRAKNSPIIVEDNLVINQDAHLTIEPGVVIKFESGSDLSLTVKGRLTAAGTSSSRITFTSNASSPAVCDWRGIIFTDESSDSSILSYCDIYYAGSSDTLKKDNLEIRSASPTISYCRISKGCGYGIYVQGDSHPNIIGCEVTDNESSGILFEVPSGTLTVTNCTISSNDGWGLENLGDSLIGNTTDLSVSGCTISANASGGIYTTASSSETIVDNQIKDNLGWAVVKGKHSLAAYIGGYVIKDNNVSSNNHNGIYLTEPKHSLNTTWYKNWNNFKDIPVPIYFEWVTVDSGVTLTIDSGVVVKINTKLTIQGTLKANGTGTSQREGIIFTSYRDDDAGGDTNHDGDTDGQKGDWDFVQMNNASNSSILTYCTLRYSKYGLELNGTSPTIQNSIFEQNTYRAIACRNGSSPAITGNIFCSNDGFDPHSLEGGVVTTFGYDAAKPTISNNQFINNSHNYPILITADNAGRISGNTMQGNTYNAIRIQEVTADAGVDTDVAWVETAVPFLLAEGTRVGARASAALSAPKLEIGSGVIIKTIGAIEINTGSFTADGATFTSYLDDSAGGDTNNDDNATTPAANDWRGLLFSKYSLASSLQDCTIRYANTGIGLTSASPTITRCIISNSRKGIECLQGSSPTISDCTINSNYQGIAAASSSAPSIANCEITDNSNYGIINSDISVTILAENNWWGDSSGPEDGSSLGLYNPEGKGNRVSDFVDYLPWRGTGLTPVADAGQDQTVYLGSMVILDGGGSYNPGGGSLTYSWTQNPDNPASFTLSQTREVSFTPAVIGDYEFQLTVNNGAQSSVADEITVHVLSPDTTAALHLNPASYQVAPGDVFTLAVEVGDSTYPVGDLFGLSFSLNFTPANYLEVTSVSIGDFLGMDSDKLVFDYEVDRDRGQVEVGVSRKASYFTGGANGYGVVVGLSFQLSDNAAYQETVSLSFSNISARHYDGTEFGLSVQGGQITVGTVTGVTSLYVWPGDTNNDGYVDAKDVLPIGYYWHYKGDTRPAASTLWTAQEAYAWSTSAATCADANGDGEVNASDVLIIGLNWHKSHQSGSAAPLQAANDSLDYSQYLDAYRAIYQALEDAPVGSATSEIKEFLTSIIQIGIAQHVPAVPLLGQNYPNPVNPETWLPYVLPGAAAVEIRIYSLSGQLMRTLSLGEIEAGSYLTKDRAAYWDGKDESGRPVASGTYLYQLKTGDWRLTRRMIVLNQ